GGCCTGACATCCGCATCAACCCTAGGGATGGCGCTCAGCAAAACGGCTGTATACGGGTGACGGGGGTTGGAGAACACGGCCTCCACCGAACCTTCCTCCATGATCCGACCAAGATAAAGTACAACCACCCGGTTGCACAGGTGCTTCACGACCAGTAGGTCATGGCTGATGAACAGAAGGGTCAGGTTCAACGTCTCCCGCAACTCAATAAGCAGTGCGAGAATTTGAGCCTGAACGGATACATCAAGGGCGGAAACCGGCTCGTCGGCGACAATGAAGTCTGGCTCCGTCGCAAGGGCGCGGGCAATCCCGATGCGTTGACGTTGGCCGCCGCTGAACTCGTGCGGAAACCTTTGGGCGTGTTCCGGACGAAGTCCGACCTGAACTAGGAGATCCGCAATCCGGCTTTTGCGTTCGCTTCTGCTCTTGCGGGTATGGAGCTTCAAGGCATCGTTGATTTGCGAACCGATCCGACGCCTTGGATCAAAGCTCGAATAAGGATCCTGGAAAATAATCTGCATCCGTTGACGAAGTCGGCGCAAATCAGTCTTGTTCATGCCGTCGAGCGTCTCACCGTCGAAGGTCACCGAGCCACCGCTCAGAGGGATGAGATTGAGGAGAAGCCGTCCGATTGTGCTTTTGCCGGAGCCACTTTCGCCGACCAGCCCGACTGCCTCGCCGCGGTTGATGGTGATGGACACATCGGAGACAGCTCTGACCGGTTTTTTGGCGGACAGGAACTGCGACGATCCAAAGGTTTTTTCCAGGCACGAGGCCTCGATCAGCGGAATGGTCATAGTTCCTCCCAACGAATACACCGGGTTTTGCGGTCGACTTCAATGCTGACCAAGGAAGGTCGCTGTCTTTCACAGTCGGGAAGGCAAAGCGGACATCTCGGGGCAAACGAACAACCGGGTGGTAGATGATGCGGCGGCGGAACGGAGCCTGGAATACCAACGGGCGCGGGGCCGAACTCCTTGGGATAGCTCTTTAGGAGAGCCATGGTGTACGGGTGTTTGGGTTTGTGGAAGACATCTCCGACCGGTCCTTCTTCCAGAATTTCCCCGGCATACATGACCATCACCCGGTCAGCAATTTCGCGGACGACACCAAGGCTATGCGTCACAAACAGGATCGCGAGATCACCCTCATCCCGGCGTTTGCGGATGAGATCGAGGACCTGCGCTTGAATTGTCACATCGAGCGCCGTTGTCGGTTCGTCCGCAATCAAGAGCTTAGGCTGGTTGGCCAACGCCATCGCAATCATGACGCGCTGCTTCATTCCGCCGGACATTTCGTGCGGGTACACACGAGCGCGACGGGCGGGATCCGCGATCCCGACAGATGAAAGGAGGTCGACGACGGCGTGCGAAACCTGCTTGCGGGTCATCTTCGCATGGGCTTGCAATGCTTCCGCCAGCTGGAAGCCGATCTTCTTGACCGGGTTGAGGCTGCTCGATGGATCCTGGAATATCATGGCGAGCTTGCGCCCGCGACGCTTCAAGAGCTCGCCTTCGCTAAGCCCGAGGATTTCTTCGCGCTCGATCTGGATACTGCCCGACCGCGCTGCAACCCCCTCGGGAAGCAGGCCCATGACCGACAGGCTGAGCAGCGATTTGCCGGATCCGCTCTCACCGACCAGCGCAACGATTTCGCCGCTACAGATCGATAGAGAGACATTGCGCACCGCATAAAGGGGAGCTTTATCGTTGGTAATCGTGACCGACAGGTCATTCACTAAAAGACAGGCGTCGCGATTCGCATCCGCCGCATGTGACAACCGCGGCTCGATTATCGCTCGGGCTCTGAGTCTCGGCTTTGGGTCGAAGTGGTCACGCAGACCGTCGCAAAGCGCATTCATGACGAGGACGATGAAGGTAAGCGCCGCAGCTGGCCAAATGAGGAGATGCGGAGCCTGATACATAGACATACGCGCGGACGCGACCATGAGACCGAGCGATGATTCCGGTGGCGGAACACCGAGACCTAGAAAGGAGAGGCCTGATTCCATGAGAACAGCCGTCGCCATGGCGATGCTACATTGGACCAGAAGCGGCCCGATAATGTTCGGCAATATCGTGCGGAACATGATAAAGGAGCTGCGCACCCCGAGCGCCCGCATGGCTTCGACGAATTCCTGTTCGCGGATACCAAGAACGCCGGAGTAAACGACCCGCACGAAAGTGGGTACGAAAACAACGGAAAGTACCCCAATCAGTGTCGTGAGCCCCGGACCCGCGATCGTCACGACCAGCAGGGCAACCAGCAAGGGCGGGAAACAGAGCATGACATCTGATCCCCTCAATGCGAGAACGGCTGCAATCCCTTTGTAATAGCCTGCAAGAAGTCCAAGCACCGTCCCGATGGCAGCGGCAATCAGCGTCGCGATCACTGCGATCGTCAAGGACACGCGCACGCCATGAAGAAGCCGCACCAGGACGTCGCGACCGAAATCGTCCTGTCCGAGCCAGTGCGAAGCGGACATCGGGCCGAAGCGGCCCGTAAAATCCATGGCAATCGGGTCGGCTCTCAGGAGAAGCGGGCCGCAAAAGGCTGCAGCGACAAGGAGGGTCAGCGCAACAATACTGAAGACAAGTCCGGGCTTCATGCGACGCGGCTCCTGGGATCGAGCACTCCGTAAAGGATATCGATCAGCAAATTGAGGAGCACAAAGACGATCGAAATCGTCATGATGATGCCAACCACCATCGGGTAGTCCCGGTAGTTGACAGAAGACACGAGCAACGACGAAAGGCCCGGCCAGTTGAAGACGTATTCCACGAGGACTGTGCCGCCCAAGAGCCCACCAAGTTGCAGCCCGAAGACTGTGGTTATCGGCAGTAGCGCATTGCGGACGACATGGTGAATCATCGTCCGGGGTCGTGACACACCCTTGGCGCGTGCGGTACGAATATAGTCCTTCAGCGCAATCTCTAGAACGGCCGTGCGCGTAATCCGGAAAATCGTCGCTGAAAGCCCGACCGCGATCGTGGTTGCTGGCATGATCAGCAATATCAGATGCTGAACAGGATCTTCGCTGAAGTTTACGAAGCCGCCGGCAGGTACCAGCCGCCAATACTGCGCCAAAAGGTAAAGAATACCTGTTCCAACGACATAGATTGGAATGGAAATGCCAAGACCGGCAATGGCGCTGAGGACACGATCGATCCACATGCTTCTCGAAAGTGCCGCAGCCACCCCGAAAGGGATACCAACGAGGGCGCTGATCAACGCGGCTGCACCGATCAGTTCGAATGTGCGCGGCAAGCGCTTGGCGATTTCGGCTCCCACGGAGGCTTCGTCACGCAGCGAATATCCGAAGTTTCCGTGCACAAAACCCTTCCAGGCCTGCAGGTATTGTTGGAGGAAGGGCTGATCGAGACCGAGCTGGGTGCGCAAGGCGGCAACAGTTGCCGGATCTGGTGCGGAGCCACTTTGCGAAAGAAGGAGTTCCGCGGGGTCGCCCGGAACGAGGTAGATGATGGAGAAGACGACGCTTCCGACAATCCAGACCAGCAGGATTGAAATCAGCAAGCGTTTTACAAACCAGACCATAATGCTTTCCTAGATAACAGACGTCGGCAGATCCTGGGCATGCGAAAGATAATGCCGAAAACAAATCAGGCGACCGGCAGTAGCCGGCCGCCCGACGCCTCGTTAACTAAAGCGACGTGCTCTCCAGGGTTCTTCCGGAGAAGAATGTGAGCGCTCCGGGAAGGTTGTTGAAGCCCTGGACATTCTTGCGCAGCGCATAGGACTGGTTGCGCCAGGTCAAGCCCACATAGGGGGTGTTTTGGTAGACGAGTTTTTCGACCTCGGCATAGATACCCTTGCGGGCCTCGAGATTGCTTTCCCCACGACCCCTGGCCAACATCTCAGCCAGGCCCGGCGTCTTAATGTTGAGGCTGCGGGTATAGGCGGGCGACAGGGAATCGTCGACGATGGATGTGATCCCGTCCGGGTCATTGTTGTCGCAAGCGGTTCCGTTCACGCCGATATCGAACTGACCCTTGTTGCCGAGCGAAACACGCGTTGCAAAGTCCGGAAGGTTGAGCTGCGCCTGGATGCCGATTGCCGCCAGACCCTGTTGCACAACCTCCGCTGTGGCCTTCTGGATCGCCACGTCGGATGCTGACAGGAGATTGCACGAAAATCCGTTCGGAAAGCCGGCTTCCGACAGGAGTGCCTTGGCCTTCGCCAGGTCTTCGGTCCAGAAATTCGAGCGCAGGGCATCAAAATAGGGAGTGCCCTTGTAGAAAGGAAGACCCCTCAGGGGTTCACCGTGCCCATAGAATGCCGCCTGGACCATGGCCTCACGCTTCATCGCGAAGGCAACAGCCTGGCGAACGCGTGGGTTGGCCATCGGCCCCTGCGTGCCGTTGAACATCAGGTACATGAAGGCGCCCGGTGTCGTATCCAGCTTGAGATTGGGATCTTTCTCAAGGTTGTCGATCGCCCACCATGGGGCGTATTCCGTCATGTCAATGTCACCTGTCTGGAGGGCCGCGACACGCAGGTTTTCGTCCGGAAATGCCTGCAGCCGGATCTTCGAAACTTTCGGCAGGCCCGGCTTGTAATACTTGTCGAAGGCTTCGACGTCGATGTAGGAGCCACGCTCAATGTTGACGAGCTTGAAGGGACCCGTCCCGTTGGCGTTGTTTTCCTTCGTCGTCCCCTTTTTCAGGATCGGCATATAGTAGGTCGCCAGGAGTTGGGTCACCGTCACCGACGGGTTTTTCATGATGACCTTGACGGTCCGCTCATCCGGAGTCTCGATCGAGGCGACTTCCTGAAACTGAGCGCGGAAGTAAGCGGTCGAATCCTTGGCTGCGACCTGTTCCAACGTCCACTTTACGTCTTCTGCCAACAGCGGCTGACCGTCGTGATAGGTCGCCTTGCGCAGCTTGAACGTGAAGACCTTGTTGCCGTCATTTTCAAAACTCTCGGCAAGCTCTCCCTGCAGACTTCCATCCGGGGCAAATGAGAACAGGCCCCTGTGGACAAGGCTCATGAACGTGCCGGCGGCGGCGCCGGCATTCACCCATGGCGTCAGGTTGGCCGGAAAATTGTTGAGGCCATAACGAAGATACTTGCCGGGCGTCTGCGCCAACGCGGTCTTGGCGGCCATTCCGACAAATGGAAGTGTAAGCGAACCGCCTACGAAACCACGACGAGAGATATTCATGCTTTAGTTCCCCTTCTTTAGCTAACTTCCTATTGCGAGAAGGCACGCGGCGCCAAGCGCCGAAGTAGCTGCCCTTGTCGAGCAACCCCTTCACGCCCGCTTGACACGGTGGCCCGGAGTCAAGTTCAGATAGTTATGCAAGAATATATAGCCCAAAATGTAGTCCAGTTGAAATTGGATTGCAAGCTGGTATTGTCGGGCGGTCAAAATTTTTGGTCGCGCAGGCAATCACGCGCGATTTGGTCTAAAACCCCACCCACTGGAGGGCAATCGCGTGAGATCGGTAGAGATCGCCGAGCATTAAGCGGTGAGGGGATGCGCGAATGCGCAAGGCCGGCCGGGCCTGTTGCGGACCAAACCAGAGCGTTGGGGTCGTATGTTAACGTGCTGACCGGTCTTTTTCGTTCGTCCGAAAGACGACCAGTTTAGGATTGTTCAGCGAGTTCATGTACTCGATGGCCTGGCCATCACTGGTTTCGACGGTGAGGCGCAGGGACAGGACTGCAGCGCCCGGGGTCATTTCGAGCAGACGGCTTTCGAGGTCGTTCAGATACGAAATGGTGATGGTTCGGTCCGCATTGATTGTTTCATATCCATAGCGGCTTTTGAGCAACGCGTAGAGCGATTGCCCAGTGATTAGATCCTCAGCCGTCAAATCTGGTACAAGCTTGGTGACGAGATAGCTGGTCTCAATGCAAAAGGGCTTCTGGTTTATACTCCATAGGCGCCGAAGAATGGTGACGTCGTCATCCTCCGCGATGCGAAGGCGCTCCGCCATTCTGGCGCTGGCCTTTT
Above is a window of Allorhizobium ampelinum S4 DNA encoding:
- a CDS encoding GntR family transcriptional regulator, coding for MTAAKPTQTGRRQILSEAASGTTASSGKGPLFRQVEQHIKELLTSSEYGPGDRIPSERDFAETLGINRATVRRAVANLIKAGLLESNGTGGTRVAAAKVARKLDIYRSIGVGRHITEEGGISSNKLLHFHVEKASARMAERLRIAEDDDVTILRRLWSINQKPFCIETSYLVTKLVPDLTAEDLITGQSLYALLKSRYGYETINADRTITISYLNDLESRLLEMTPGAAVLSLRLTVETSDGQAIEYMNSLNNPKLVVFRTNEKDRSAR
- a CDS encoding ABC transporter ATP-binding protein is translated as MTIPLIEASCLEKTFGSSQFLSAKKPVRAVSDVSITINRGEAVGLVGESGSGKSTIGRLLLNLIPLSGGSVTFDGETLDGMNKTDLRRLRQRMQIIFQDPYSSFDPRRRIGSQINDALKLHTRKSRSERKSRIADLLVQVGLRPEHAQRFPHEFSGGQRQRIGIARALATEPDFIVADEPVSALDVSVQAQILALLIELRETLNLTLLFISHDLLVVKHLCNRVVVLYLGRIMEEGSVEAVFSNPRHPYTAVLLSAIPRVDADVRPVLRIALRGDPPSPANPPSGCVFRTRCPFAIEACSLARPALREVSGGHRIACIRDDISFSGLRAGTQM
- a CDS encoding ABC transporter substrate-binding protein, producing MNISRRGFVGGSLTLPFVGMAAKTALAQTPGKYLRYGLNNFPANLTPWVNAGAAAGTFMSLVHRGLFSFAPDGSLQGELAESFENDGNKVFTFKLRKATYHDGQPLLAEDVKWTLEQVAAKDSTAYFRAQFQEVASIETPDERTVKVIMKNPSVTVTQLLATYYMPILKKGTTKENNANGTGPFKLVNIERGSYIDVEAFDKYYKPGLPKVSKIRLQAFPDENLRVAALQTGDIDMTEYAPWWAIDNLEKDPNLKLDTTPGAFMYLMFNGTQGPMANPRVRQAVAFAMKREAMVQAAFYGHGEPLRGLPFYKGTPYFDALRSNFWTEDLAKAKALLSEAGFPNGFSCNLLSASDVAIQKATAEVVQQGLAAIGIQAQLNLPDFATRVSLGNKGQFDIGVNGTACDNNDPDGITSIVDDSLSPAYTRSLNIKTPGLAEMLARGRGESNLEARKGIYAEVEKLVYQNTPYVGLTWRNQSYALRKNVQGFNNLPGALTFFSGRTLESTSL
- a CDS encoding ABC transporter permease yields the protein MVWFVKRLLISILLVWIVGSVVFSIIYLVPGDPAELLLSQSGSAPDPATVAALRTQLGLDQPFLQQYLQAWKGFVHGNFGYSLRDEASVGAEIAKRLPRTFELIGAAALISALVGIPFGVAAALSRSMWIDRVLSAIAGLGISIPIYVVGTGILYLLAQYWRLVPAGGFVNFSEDPVQHLILLIMPATTIAVGLSATIFRITRTAVLEIALKDYIRTARAKGVSRPRTMIHHVVRNALLPITTVFGLQLGGLLGGTVLVEYVFNWPGLSSLLVSSVNYRDYPMVVGIIMTISIVFVLLNLLIDILYGVLDPRSRVA
- a CDS encoding dipeptide/oligopeptide/nickel ABC transporter permease/ATP-binding protein, which gives rise to MKPGLVFSIVALTLLVAAAFCGPLLLRADPIAMDFTGRFGPMSASHWLGQDDFGRDVLVRLLHGVRVSLTIAVIATLIAAAIGTVLGLLAGYYKGIAAVLALRGSDVMLCFPPLLVALLVVTIAGPGLTTLIGVLSVVFVPTFVRVVYSGVLGIREQEFVEAMRALGVRSSFIMFRTILPNIIGPLLVQCSIAMATAVLMESGLSFLGLGVPPPESSLGLMVASARMSMYQAPHLLIWPAAALTFIVLVMNALCDGLRDHFDPKPRLRARAIIEPRLSHAADANRDACLLVNDLSVTITNDKAPLYAVRNVSLSICSGEIVALVGESGSGKSLLSLSVMGLLPEGVAARSGSIQIEREEILGLSEGELLKRRGRKLAMIFQDPSSSLNPVKKIGFQLAEALQAHAKMTRKQVSHAVVDLLSSVGIADPARRARVYPHEMSGGMKQRVMIAMALANQPKLLIADEPTTALDVTIQAQVLDLIRKRRDEGDLAILFVTHSLGVVREIADRVMVMYAGEILEEGPVGDVFHKPKHPYTMALLKSYPKEFGPAPVGIPGSVPPPHHLPPGCSFAPRCPLCLPDCERQRPSLVSIEVDRKTRCIRWEEL